The proteins below come from a single Parageobacillus thermoglucosidasius genomic window:
- a CDS encoding radical SAM/SPASM domain-containing protein — translation MSNMKWFPSRFNAISQTESGELILYNSYTGAIVVVTAEEKKDVLQALKRSGIDRELSPVEKTLAECGFLVPEHANEEKRAQFLHQTLHRTDAMHLIVLPTEACNFRCTYCYQDFSRGKMSRNVVNGLKHFLKNKIPRLEHLTVSWFGGEPLLAYDVIEELSEAIVEWTDRHGVTYQAEMSTNGYFLSKQTLQNLLKYKVNRFMVTLDGSKDVHDARRALANQGSTYETIIHHLLDIQTLDDSFEIYIRINFDEDNLAHIPRFLEELAGYFAGDSRFQIFCRPVGKWGGANDENLPICDHRTAETKIWEFTEFGIHRGLNMSSIIESMLMPTGAVCYAAKPHSFVIGANGQLYKCTCFLHEEYNHVGRLHDDGTMEVDFDKLALWVTSGEEQDGHCQACFFRPACQGNHCPMYRIRKSQRPCPYEKRKIKQVLRLIHAQQSKTKQQ, via the coding sequence ATGAGCAATATGAAATGGTTTCCATCTCGGTTTAATGCAATTTCACAAACAGAAAGCGGGGAACTCATTCTTTACAATAGTTACACAGGCGCGATCGTTGTCGTAACGGCGGAAGAGAAAAAAGATGTGTTGCAAGCATTAAAGCGGAGCGGCATCGATCGAGAATTATCGCCTGTCGAAAAAACGCTTGCCGAATGCGGGTTTCTTGTTCCAGAGCATGCAAACGAGGAAAAGCGCGCCCAATTTTTGCATCAAACTTTACATCGAACGGATGCGATGCACCTGATTGTGCTTCCGACAGAAGCATGTAATTTTCGCTGTACATATTGTTATCAAGACTTTTCGCGTGGAAAGATGAGCCGCAATGTTGTGAATGGGTTAAAACATTTTTTGAAAAATAAAATTCCAAGACTGGAGCATCTTACTGTCAGCTGGTTTGGTGGAGAACCGTTATTAGCGTATGACGTTATCGAAGAATTAAGCGAGGCGATCGTTGAATGGACCGACCGTCATGGCGTAACCTATCAAGCGGAAATGTCGACGAACGGCTATTTTTTATCGAAACAAACATTGCAAAATTTATTGAAATATAAAGTGAACCGCTTCATGGTGACACTGGACGGAAGCAAAGACGTGCATGATGCGCGCCGGGCTCTTGCGAATCAAGGATCAACGTATGAGACGATCATCCATCATTTGCTTGATATACAGACATTAGATGATTCTTTTGAAATTTACATTCGCATTAATTTTGATGAAGACAATCTTGCCCACATTCCGCGCTTTTTAGAAGAGCTGGCCGGTTATTTTGCAGGAGACTCGCGCTTTCAAATTTTTTGTCGCCCTGTTGGCAAATGGGGCGGCGCGAACGATGAAAATTTGCCGATATGCGACCATCGCACCGCAGAGACAAAAATATGGGAGTTTACGGAATTTGGCATTCATCGTGGGTTAAATATGAGTTCGATCATTGAATCAATGTTAATGCCAACTGGGGCAGTTTGTTATGCAGCTAAGCCGCATTCGTTTGTCATTGGCGCCAATGGCCAACTGTATAAATGTACTTGTTTCCTTCATGAGGAATATAACCATGTTGGACGGCTTCATGACGATGGGACAATGGAAGTGGATTTCGATAAATTAGCCTTATGGGTCACGTCAGGAGAAGAACAAGATGGACATTGCCAAGCTTGCTTTTTCCGTCCGGCATGTCAAGGGAATCATTGCCCAATGTACCGCATACGTAAAAGTCAGCGTCCTTGCCCTTATGAAAAGCGAAAAATTAAACAAGTGTTGCGCTTAATTCATGCCCAACAATCAAAAACAAAGCAACAGTGA
- a CDS encoding AMP-binding protein: MNIIKEDPIWFPSENYIAGSHLQRLIHRLGLNNYDELYEYSVLHTDKFWKATLDDLGIEWFAPYEKFVDLSAGPQWPKWFVGGKINLVHNALTRPLKLGRGEQTAIIWEDESGIRESFTYKELDEQTCRVANGLLELGFRRGDTIGLFVPMIPEAAIFFLAAIRLGGIVVPIFSGYGADAVATRLNDAKARFLLTADGFTRRGKVVPLKRTADEAVEKCPTVERVIMVEHLNNVSKADLMEKDIIWKDLTEGKATTAPIEAMDANDPFMIIYTSGTTGKPKGAVHTQGGFPLKTVQDMAHVFDLRAGEVLFWLTDLGWMVGPAVIIGALTLGATLVLYTGAPDYPDPGRIWSIVERNKVTHLGLAPTLIRSLRSFGEGPIRKRNLDTLRVLISTGEAWDLESYLWYFHEVGKGKLPISNYSGGTEVSGGILGCVTHRPIKPAGFNTTVPGIQAAVLDDQGQSVIGQVGELAVLRPFVGMTNGFWNDKERYLDSYWSKFENVWVHGDWAVQDSENHWFLFGRSDDVIKVAGKRVGPAEIEAAASQHPAVLQAAAVGVSHPVKGEEVVLFIILHPNFAPNEGLAEDIKELVTSALGKSLRPSRIYFVNDLPRTRNGKVMRRVIRAVYQGQNPGDLSALENPDIIEMIQNSTKTQNG; encoded by the coding sequence TTGAACATCATAAAGGAAGATCCAATTTGGTTTCCTTCCGAAAATTATATTGCTGGTTCTCATTTGCAACGATTGATTCATCGGCTTGGGTTAAACAACTATGATGAATTATATGAATATAGCGTATTGCATACCGATAAATTTTGGAAAGCAACGTTGGATGATCTAGGCATTGAATGGTTTGCGCCGTATGAAAAGTTTGTCGATCTATCGGCAGGACCGCAGTGGCCAAAGTGGTTTGTTGGCGGAAAAATTAACCTTGTTCACAATGCTTTAACGCGTCCTTTGAAACTGGGACGCGGGGAGCAAACAGCGATAATATGGGAAGACGAATCAGGGATTCGCGAGTCTTTCACTTATAAAGAACTTGATGAACAGACATGCCGTGTCGCAAACGGGTTGCTGGAACTTGGGTTTCGCCGGGGAGACACAATAGGTCTATTCGTTCCGATGATTCCTGAAGCAGCCATCTTTTTCCTTGCAGCAATTCGTTTGGGGGGGATTGTAGTACCTATTTTTTCTGGATACGGAGCGGATGCTGTCGCTACTCGTTTAAATGATGCGAAGGCTCGCTTTTTGTTGACAGCAGATGGATTTACAAGGCGGGGTAAGGTAGTGCCGTTGAAGCGTACAGCTGACGAAGCTGTGGAAAAATGTCCAACTGTCGAACGTGTCATTATGGTTGAACATCTCAATAATGTTTCCAAAGCAGATCTTATGGAGAAAGATATTATTTGGAAAGATCTTACTGAAGGAAAAGCAACCACAGCGCCTATAGAAGCCATGGATGCCAACGATCCTTTTATGATTATTTATACATCCGGAACTACTGGCAAACCTAAGGGAGCCGTGCATACCCAAGGCGGTTTCCCGCTAAAGACCGTGCAAGATATGGCTCATGTTTTCGATCTAAGAGCCGGTGAGGTGCTATTTTGGTTGACGGATTTAGGATGGATGGTTGGGCCAGCGGTGATCATTGGTGCGCTAACGCTTGGAGCAACCCTAGTATTATACACGGGTGCCCCGGACTACCCTGACCCTGGACGAATTTGGAGTATTGTGGAAAGAAATAAAGTAACACATTTGGGACTTGCTCCGACCCTCATTCGTTCATTGCGTTCATTTGGTGAAGGACCAATCCGGAAACGAAATCTCGACACGTTGAGAGTGCTGATTTCCACAGGTGAAGCTTGGGATCTGGAATCTTATCTCTGGTATTTTCATGAAGTTGGCAAAGGAAAATTGCCGATTTCAAACTATTCGGGGGGAACGGAAGTATCTGGAGGCATTCTTGGATGTGTCACTCACCGTCCGATTAAGCCGGCAGGATTTAACACGACTGTTCCAGGAATACAAGCTGCTGTTCTCGATGACCAAGGACAATCTGTGATTGGCCAAGTAGGCGAATTGGCTGTTTTACGTCCTTTTGTTGGAATGACAAATGGTTTTTGGAATGACAAAGAACGATATTTGGATTCGTATTGGTCGAAGTTTGAAAATGTGTGGGTCCACGGAGATTGGGCCGTTCAGGACTCAGAGAATCATTGGTTTCTCTTTGGTCGCTCTGATGATGTGATAAAGGTAGCCGGTAAAAGAGTTGGACCAGCGGAAATTGAGGCTGCCGCTAGTCAACATCCAGCTGTCTTACAAGCTGCTGCAGTAGGTGTTTCTCATCCAGTCAAAGGGGAAGAGGTTGTGCTATTTATAATTCTGCACCCTAATTTCGCTCCAAATGAGGGACTCGCTGAAGACATTAAAGAGCTGGTAACAAGCGCACTAGGAAAATCATTAAGACCAAGCCGCATTTACTTTGTGAATGATCTGCCGCGCACGCGTAATGGAAAGGTAATGCGCCGCGTTATCCGGGCCGTGTATCAAGGCCAAAACCCAGGAGATCTTTCTGCTCTGGAGAATCCAGACATCATTGAGATGATACAAAATTCGACTAAAACACAAAATGGGTAA
- a CDS encoding IDEAL domain-containing protein yields the protein MDRVEVGDWVKGKTRNGELIYGYIETANPLQETVKIKVMDSDNKEIIGKTVETLKHWVKRLPISTFEDEEQIKALIDLALQTKDESWFMELSTKLKEIKQVAQDGKKKNDNPPSFKADREHTA from the coding sequence ATGGATAGAGTAGAAGTTGGGGATTGGGTAAAAGGAAAAACCAGAAACGGTGAATTGATATACGGTTATATTGAAACAGCAAATCCGCTGCAAGAAACGGTCAAAATAAAAGTGATGGACTCTGATAATAAAGAAATCATTGGCAAGACTGTTGAAACGCTAAAGCATTGGGTGAAAAGACTCCCTATATCGACCTTTGAGGATGAGGAACAGATTAAAGCGTTAATTGATCTTGCTTTGCAAACTAAAGATGAAAGCTGGTTTATGGAACTGTCAACCAAATTAAAAGAGATAAAGCAAGTTGCGCAAGATGGTAAAAAAAAGAATGACAATCCCCCTTCTTTTAAAGCAGACAGGGAGCATACGGCATGA
- a CDS encoding hydantoinase/oxoprolinase family protein — protein sequence MKVEEIDQGYILALDAGGTMTDTILVTPDGSFTVGKSLTNREDEKSSYLESVGDAASYLGLTSSDVHSRTSVSIYAGTGMLNTIITGTGANVGLLVTRGFEHITVIEGGLTWLGESQAEILHSQLRRHTAPLVDSRNVIGVSERIAGPTYLTAEAKSGEVLIPLNEKEVEEAVKTLLKNKVEVIGIMFLNSYVDPRHELKAKEIAERVIQEHGADVPVVCSAEVAPVMKENNRVKSLLFQAYAAEKTRDQLRQVEQSAQKEGYKASLQTLLSYGGAVTIHYSRLYETVLSGPIGGLTGAQQVAKITGRKNIVTADLGGTSFDVGLVVDGLIGIRKDADFARHRLALPMVALDSVGSGAGSVVRVDEYRRMHIGPKSAGYRVGLCYQYPELTITDINVALGYVDPNYFLGGKVKLDREKALAGLEERVAKPLGLDVFAAGEGVLDVFHTQMKDLIRVTLQSRGYNPSEFTLLCYGGAGPVHMWGYSEGTGVGNVMTLPFAAAFSAFGAACSEYTHRYDKSLVVLLPHSLSAEEKQRAAETINSAWRNLEEIAVREMANEGINPSHITFRYGIYARYIGQLESFDTPLTFGHVHTADDIDRLTEAFENVYTKIYPEGARFPEAGYAITEVYVQAVAPKPVPVIREYDLEGVKPADSAYISTREVYHKGKWELFTVWEMSELRAGNVVKGPAIIQDPMTTVVIPPGKEVALDQFRFLHYRDAR from the coding sequence GTGAAGGTTGAAGAGATTGATCAAGGTTACATTTTAGCCCTCGATGCGGGAGGGACAATGACCGACACCATCTTAGTAACACCGGATGGATCCTTTACAGTCGGGAAATCCCTAACGAATCGGGAAGATGAGAAATCGAGCTATTTAGAGTCTGTTGGGGACGCGGCAAGCTATCTTGGGTTAACTTCTTCCGATGTTCATAGCCGGACTTCTGTGTCCATTTATGCAGGTACTGGCATGCTGAATACTATTATAACAGGCACAGGAGCTAATGTTGGCCTGCTTGTAACCAGAGGGTTCGAACATATCACAGTGATAGAAGGCGGCCTGACTTGGCTTGGGGAGAGTCAAGCGGAGATTTTGCACTCACAATTGCGCCGTCATACGGCTCCATTGGTTGACAGCCGAAATGTCATTGGGGTAAGTGAGCGGATCGCTGGTCCTACCTATCTCACAGCAGAAGCCAAGTCAGGGGAAGTATTGATTCCTCTTAATGAGAAGGAAGTAGAAGAGGCTGTCAAAACGCTCCTTAAAAACAAAGTCGAAGTTATTGGGATTATGTTTTTGAATTCTTATGTTGATCCTAGACATGAACTCAAAGCTAAGGAAATTGCCGAACGAGTGATTCAAGAGCACGGTGCTGACGTGCCGGTCGTTTGCTCTGCGGAAGTGGCCCCTGTCATGAAAGAAAACAATCGCGTCAAAAGCTTGCTGTTCCAGGCATACGCAGCGGAGAAAACCCGAGACCAACTAAGACAAGTAGAGCAATCCGCCCAAAAAGAAGGGTATAAGGCATCCTTGCAAACGCTTCTCTCTTACGGTGGTGCCGTAACCATTCACTATTCGCGTCTGTACGAAACTGTACTTTCCGGTCCAATCGGGGGTCTTACTGGTGCACAGCAGGTTGCAAAGATTACAGGCCGGAAAAATATCGTAACTGCGGATCTTGGCGGCACTAGTTTTGACGTAGGATTGGTTGTGGACGGCCTGATCGGTATCCGCAAAGATGCTGATTTTGCGCGGCATCGCTTAGCATTGCCAATGGTTGCATTAGATTCTGTCGGTTCCGGAGCGGGATCGGTCGTTCGTGTTGACGAATATCGCCGGATGCATATTGGACCGAAAAGCGCTGGGTATCGCGTTGGACTTTGCTATCAGTATCCTGAGTTAACCATTACTGATATCAACGTCGCGCTTGGTTATGTTGATCCTAATTATTTCTTGGGCGGCAAGGTCAAATTGGATCGGGAAAAAGCGCTTGCCGGCCTGGAAGAGCGTGTAGCCAAACCTCTCGGATTGGATGTCTTCGCAGCAGGTGAAGGGGTTCTTGATGTATTCCACACCCAGATGAAAGATTTGATTCGCGTTACACTGCAGTCGCGCGGTTACAACCCATCTGAGTTTACGCTTCTCTGTTATGGCGGCGCTGGTCCGGTTCATATGTGGGGGTATAGCGAAGGGACGGGTGTTGGCAATGTCATGACCTTGCCGTTTGCAGCTGCATTCTCGGCCTTTGGAGCAGCTTGCTCTGAATACACCCATCGTTATGACAAGAGCTTGGTGGTTCTCCTTCCTCATTCGCTTAGCGCGGAAGAAAAACAACGGGCTGCTGAAACGATTAACTCTGCTTGGCGCAATCTTGAGGAAATCGCTGTTCGTGAAATGGCGAATGAAGGGATCAACCCTTCGCACATTACGTTTAGATATGGGATTTATGCCAGATATATCGGCCAGCTTGAAAGCTTTGACACTCCTTTAACATTTGGTCATGTCCATACCGCAGATGATATTGATCGGTTAACGGAAGCTTTTGAAAATGTTTATACGAAAATTTACCCTGAGGGAGCTCGATTCCCAGAAGCTGGATATGCCATTACGGAGGTTTACGTTCAAGCGGTAGCCCCAAAACCGGTTCCGGTGATTCGCGAGTACGATCTGGAAGGCGTTAAGCCTGCTGATTCCGCCTATATTTCTACTCGTGAAGTTTACCATAAGGGTAAATGGGAATTGTTCACTGTATGGGAAATGAGTGAGTTGCGCGCAGGAAATGTCGTGAAGGGGCCGGCTATTATCCAAGATCCTATGACGACTGTGGTGATCCCACCTGGTAAAGAGGTAGCCTTGGATCAATTTCGTTTCCTGCACTATCGAGACGCTAGATAA
- the menB gene encoding 1,4-dihydroxy-2-naphthoyl-CoA synthase gives MMEFGDILFEKESGIATITINRPKVLNAFRRQTLEEMIKAFEDAGQDPEIGVILLTGAGDRAFCVGGDVKEWGPSGYDSSSWIDIGLPVVRLHEVIRSVPKPVIAVVNGYAIGGGHVLQVVCDLAIASQNAVFGQAGPRVGSFDAGFGTAYLARLVGERKAREIWMLCRQYSADEALNMGLINKVVEPSGLMEEARKWANEILRLSPSALKMIKASFNADTDHIHGLTQLAFGALNFFYGTPESIEGHRAFIEKRTPNFSEFRVRGESS, from the coding sequence ATGATGGAGTTTGGCGACATTTTATTTGAAAAGGAAAGTGGTATTGCTACTATTACGATTAATAGACCGAAAGTTTTGAATGCATTTAGACGTCAAACTTTGGAAGAAATGATTAAGGCGTTCGAAGATGCCGGCCAAGATCCAGAGATTGGGGTTATCTTATTGACGGGCGCTGGTGATAGGGCTTTTTGTGTAGGGGGAGATGTGAAAGAATGGGGGCCATCAGGATATGATAGCTCCTCTTGGATCGATATCGGGCTTCCTGTTGTCCGGCTTCATGAGGTGATTCGTAGTGTCCCTAAACCAGTCATTGCCGTCGTCAATGGGTATGCGATAGGCGGCGGTCATGTGCTTCAGGTTGTTTGTGATCTGGCCATTGCTTCCCAAAATGCCGTTTTTGGTCAGGCCGGCCCAAGAGTAGGAAGTTTTGACGCAGGTTTTGGCACAGCGTATCTTGCCCGACTCGTAGGAGAGCGTAAGGCTAGGGAAATTTGGATGTTGTGCCGGCAGTATTCGGCAGATGAAGCACTAAATATGGGGCTGATTAACAAGGTTGTTGAGCCTTCCGGATTAATGGAGGAAGCTCGAAAATGGGCAAATGAAATTCTTAGATTGAGTCCAAGTGCTTTAAAGATGATTAAGGCTTCTTTTAATGCGGATACCGACCACATTCATGGTCTTACGCAGCTGGCTTTTGGCGCCTTGAATTTCTTCTATGGAACACCTGAGTCAATAGAAGGACATCGGGCTTTTATAGAGAAGAGAACTCCTAACTTTTCGGAGTTCCGTGTCAGAGGTGAGAGCTCTTGA
- a CDS encoding hydantoinase B/oxoprolinase family protein, giving the protein MAVTLQKGAQRKALKLRELVELRDRLTEETGHYYGIKQLKLKNSDPVKYERFYSRIHAAVLAAREVARYVTASPGSREMGESLWTLTTPEGDTLAISLGFFSHLNSSRVAIRFMAENDYDENPGINDGDVFVTDDGKTGGAPHPGDTYTYVPIVVEGEIVGWAMSVNHIMEAGAPVAGSWPGFAVDTFMDGFVVPPMKTGENLRQFTWWEQLWKQRTRAGTLNNLDDKMRLAGCAMIHKAVHEIIEEFGLDYYKQAIREIIEESRLQILQNIRTLMVPGRYTSVAFRAVKYKGLQKIWAHADKDTLIHIRQRLEVDEKGGVMADFAGSSRWDYHAFNGYPGGADVAFYLAMINQFAHNTKPTGAIAYVAKAHYPEGSIYNPENSFVSFSNIWAQAMAMNALGFNAVNRALFARGYLEEAFTADGNWEGIQGAGVLEDGTPYGFTNFESVGGAAMGAFCFRDGQPVAWAEWTQLPNIGNAEEFEYLIPPFYYIGRKLLPGFCGHGKYRGGIGDSSVHWIKNPGKQLGISRGGSQVAATTFVALGMNGGYPAPSAFHVSARGTNTNDLIKQGIALPRDASEVLEYAAKGVLKAENLDVWKFDMPEQSFQDGDLLADAAGASGGWGDPIERDPRSVLEDVVYGWVDREFAQGLYGVVLKENASDSLEVDEEATQNLRRKMREERRQFAKPAFEWWQEERKRVANGDFIDAVRNMYESSISFQSFRDEMINFWQLPNDFSW; this is encoded by the coding sequence ATGGCTGTTACCCTGCAAAAAGGGGCGCAAAGGAAAGCGCTCAAATTAAGGGAGCTTGTAGAGCTCAGAGATAGGCTAACCGAGGAAACTGGGCATTACTACGGAATCAAGCAGCTTAAACTTAAAAATAGCGATCCGGTAAAATATGAGCGGTTTTATTCGAGAATACACGCAGCTGTTTTGGCGGCCCGGGAAGTAGCCAGATACGTCACGGCGTCGCCGGGGTCGCGAGAAATGGGAGAATCGCTATGGACACTTACAACCCCTGAGGGTGACACATTGGCGATTTCACTTGGTTTTTTCAGTCATCTTAACTCAAGCAGGGTCGCAATACGGTTTATGGCGGAAAATGACTATGATGAAAACCCTGGGATTAACGATGGCGATGTTTTTGTTACAGACGACGGAAAAACAGGCGGTGCTCCGCACCCGGGGGATACGTATACCTATGTTCCAATTGTAGTCGAGGGTGAAATCGTAGGCTGGGCCATGTCAGTCAACCATATCATGGAGGCCGGGGCTCCAGTTGCGGGAAGCTGGCCAGGTTTTGCAGTAGATACATTTATGGATGGTTTTGTCGTTCCGCCAATGAAAACTGGCGAAAACTTACGGCAGTTCACGTGGTGGGAACAACTCTGGAAACAACGAACTCGAGCAGGAACTTTAAATAACTTAGATGATAAGATGCGATTGGCCGGTTGTGCCATGATTCATAAAGCTGTTCATGAAATTATTGAAGAATTTGGGCTTGATTATTACAAACAGGCGATCCGTGAAATCATCGAGGAGAGTCGTTTGCAGATTTTGCAAAACATCCGCACACTGATGGTTCCAGGCCGGTACACAAGCGTTGCGTTCCGCGCAGTAAAATACAAGGGCCTCCAAAAGATTTGGGCTCATGCGGATAAAGATACGCTTATTCATATCCGGCAGCGGCTGGAAGTGGACGAAAAAGGCGGCGTAATGGCAGACTTTGCAGGCTCATCGAGATGGGATTACCATGCATTCAATGGTTATCCGGGTGGCGCAGATGTTGCATTTTATCTGGCAATGATTAATCAATTCGCCCATAATACTAAACCTACCGGAGCCATTGCTTACGTAGCTAAAGCACATTATCCTGAAGGATCAATTTATAATCCGGAAAATTCATTTGTCAGCTTTTCAAATATTTGGGCACAGGCCATGGCGATGAACGCATTAGGATTTAACGCGGTTAACCGTGCCTTGTTCGCACGCGGCTATCTGGAAGAGGCGTTTACAGCCGACGGCAACTGGGAAGGCATTCAGGGGGCTGGTGTCCTTGAAGATGGCACCCCTTACGGATTTACAAACTTTGAATCCGTCGGAGGCGCAGCGATGGGTGCTTTCTGCTTCCGGGACGGCCAGCCGGTTGCTTGGGCGGAATGGACGCAGCTGCCAAACATCGGAAATGCAGAAGAATTTGAATATTTAATTCCGCCTTTTTATTACATTGGACGAAAATTGTTGCCGGGCTTTTGCGGACACGGCAAATACAGGGGAGGCATTGGCGATTCTTCGGTGCATTGGATAAAGAATCCTGGAAAGCAACTCGGCATCAGCCGAGGAGGGTCACAGGTCGCAGCCACGACGTTTGTCGCACTTGGCATGAATGGCGGTTATCCGGCTCCAAGTGCTTTTCATGTCTCGGCCCGCGGGACAAATACAAACGATTTAATCAAACAGGGGATTGCTCTTCCGAGAGACGCGTCAGAAGTGCTTGAATATGCGGCAAAAGGCGTATTGAAGGCCGAAAATTTGGATGTATGGAAATTTGATATGCCGGAACAAAGTTTCCAAGATGGGGATCTGTTAGCTGATGCCGCTGGGGCATCCGGGGGATGGGGAGATCCAATCGAGCGCGATCCTCGTTCCGTATTAGAAGATGTAGTATATGGCTGGGTCGATCGGGAATTCGCTCAGGGATTGTACGGCGTTGTCTTGAAAGAAAATGCCTCGGATTCACTTGAAGTGGATGAAGAAGCAACGCAAAACCTCCGCCGGAAAATGCGTGAAGAAAGACGGCAATTTGCAAAACCGGCCTTTGAATGGTGGCAAGAAGAACGAAAGCGGGTCGCGAACGGAGACTTTATTGATGCTGTTCGTAATATGTACGAAAGTTCAATAAGTTTCCAAAGTTTCCGGGATGAAATGATTAATTTCTGGCAATTGCCAAATGACTTTTCTTGGTGA
- a CDS encoding SDR family NAD(P)-dependent oxidoreductase, protein MFQFNNKVALVVGGTGGIGQHIVRGLVAGGAKVAFSYRSNAAVAEQLVSELAKQEKNCIALQGDIRDISSTRKLVQATVQEFGGIDILINTAGWHTMCPFLEETSENIEAVIDVEFRGVIYLVRAALPSLLQRHGKIVFVGSDSGKVGNTGMAVSAGCRGAINAFAKSLAREYARDGVLVNVVAPGPTDDELWKHFKTQSEWASKIATAMERAIPLRRLPRPEEVAAVALFLSSDANTVITGQVVSASGGLTMC, encoded by the coding sequence ATGTTTCAGTTTAATAACAAAGTGGCACTTGTTGTAGGAGGTACAGGCGGGATTGGGCAGCATATTGTCCGTGGGTTGGTAGCAGGTGGAGCGAAGGTAGCGTTCAGCTACCGCTCCAATGCTGCTGTCGCGGAACAACTGGTTTCCGAACTCGCAAAGCAAGAGAAAAATTGTATTGCCTTGCAAGGTGACATTCGGGACATTTCATCAACACGAAAATTGGTTCAAGCGACAGTGCAAGAATTTGGAGGAATTGATATCCTCATTAATACCGCAGGTTGGCACACGATGTGCCCGTTTCTGGAAGAAACTTCCGAAAATATTGAGGCGGTGATTGACGTTGAATTTCGAGGTGTAATTTATCTTGTGCGAGCCGCTTTGCCTTCTTTGCTTCAGAGACATGGCAAAATCGTATTTGTAGGTTCTGACTCCGGAAAGGTGGGCAACACTGGCATGGCCGTGTCTGCTGGATGCCGGGGAGCGATCAACGCTTTTGCGAAATCACTGGCTCGAGAATACGCGCGGGATGGAGTATTAGTGAACGTTGTTGCTCCGGGGCCGACAGATGATGAGTTATGGAAGCATTTTAAAACCCAAAGCGAATGGGCGTCTAAAATTGCTACAGCGATGGAACGGGCTATTCCGCTTCGCAGGCTTCCTCGCCCTGAAGAAGTTGCTGCGGTTGCTTTATTTCTTTCGTCAGATGCAAACACGGTGATAACGGGCCAAGTGGTAAGTGCTTCCGGTGGCTTGACAATGTGCTGA
- a CDS encoding acetone carboxylase subunit gamma produces the protein MSASIDKDLIRQLLDGTISDEDVQRLQRMPNKDADRFWTYLEVLQERVPWDDKILMRLNDHLYIVRDKSGNRIVKCDCGHEFGDYRINWKLKSLVRVRKTLDEFKQVYFPEPACPEPGWQEIREFFCPNCVAQLAVEVVPPGYPVVFEMLPDLDRFYREFLGKPLEDESPNWFEDRSQELLEEWGQKVK, from the coding sequence ATGTCTGCGTCCATTGATAAGGACCTAATTCGTCAACTGTTGGACGGCACGATCAGCGACGAAGACGTACAACGGCTGCAAAGAATGCCAAACAAGGATGCCGACCGGTTTTGGACCTATTTGGAAGTTTTGCAAGAGCGTGTTCCTTGGGATGACAAGATTCTCATGCGGTTAAACGATCATCTCTATATTGTAAGAGACAAATCGGGAAACCGGATTGTAAAGTGTGACTGCGGGCATGAATTTGGCGATTATCGTATCAACTGGAAACTGAAAAGCCTTGTTCGGGTGCGTAAGACCCTTGATGAATTCAAGCAGGTATATTTCCCTGAACCGGCTTGCCCGGAGCCTGGTTGGCAAGAAATTCGAGAATTTTTCTGTCCTAATTGTGTGGCTCAATTAGCCGTGGAAGTCGTACCTCCAGGATACCCGGTTGTGTTCGAAATGCTTCCGGATTTAGACAGATTCTACAGAGAATTTTTAGGCAAACCGCTCGAAGATGAGTCTCCGAATTGGTTTGAGGATCGATCTCAAGAACTTTTAGAAGAATGGGGACAAAAAGTTAAGTAG